The proteins below are encoded in one region of Alcanivorax sp. REN37:
- a CDS encoding TetR/AcrR family transcriptional regulator has protein sequence MRDTPAPRRGRPKDPAKRAAILEAAKALFLRDGYRATSIEAVALDAGVSKLTVYSHFKDKACLFATAVHEKTHEILPLPSFRVDADTDLRGLLNQIGVQFLTLVNTPEAIAMHRLLISPAADPAMAELFFNAGPRPMLEAMETLLREADRLGLVRIDDPASATDQLYGLLQGCRQMQVLIRCALPHSDGERRKQVANAVDAFLRAYRTA, from the coding sequence TTGCGTGACACCCCTGCCCCGCGTCGGGGCCGCCCCAAGGACCCTGCCAAGCGGGCGGCCATTCTCGAGGCCGCCAAGGCACTGTTCCTGCGTGATGGTTACCGCGCCACCAGCATTGAGGCGGTGGCGCTGGACGCCGGCGTGTCCAAGCTCACCGTCTACAGCCACTTCAAGGATAAGGCGTGCCTGTTTGCTACCGCCGTCCACGAGAAGACCCACGAAATCCTGCCGCTGCCGAGCTTCCGGGTGGACGCCGACACCGACCTACGGGGGCTACTGAACCAGATCGGGGTGCAATTCCTCACGTTGGTGAATACACCGGAAGCCATTGCCATGCATCGGCTGCTCATTTCCCCCGCTGCCGACCCGGCCATGGCTGAACTGTTTTTCAACGCCGGACCGCGACCGATGCTCGAGGCCATGGAGACACTGCTGCGCGAAGCTGACCGTCTCGGCCTGGTGCGCATCGATGACCCGGCCAGCGCCACCGACCAACTGTACGGTTTGCTGCAAGGCTGCCGGCAAATGCAGGTCCTGATTCGCTGCGCGCTCCCACACAGCGACGGCGAGCGCCGCAAGCAGGTGGCCAACGCTGTGGACGCGTTCCTGCGCGCCTATCGCACCGCCTGA
- a CDS encoding enhanced serine sensitivity protein SseB C-terminal domain-containing protein, with protein sequence MSERPDLLEQALIAAVDDADARPRFYQCLLDADVYVLMRGQGDTASLVHWGREQGGAVVPLFSSLSLLQQAVTGAADYLRLPALELFARTEGLDLVLNPGASHSKELLADEVRALQAGRLGGVQRRDQHAADLRLGQPEHMPELFLNAVRRLLIDEKSVQRAWFALLREQDEAEPAYLIGLETRADFDALAQRVGPEAAEHLPDGRDLDLVPVVPGEPGPAAYFLTEPGALFFDRAQVRAQLQGLFPDAD encoded by the coding sequence ATGTCTGAACGTCCCGACCTGCTGGAGCAGGCCTTGATCGCTGCCGTCGATGATGCCGACGCGCGTCCCCGTTTCTATCAATGCTTGCTGGATGCTGATGTCTATGTGCTGATGCGTGGCCAAGGCGACACCGCCAGCCTAGTGCATTGGGGACGCGAGCAAGGCGGCGCCGTGGTACCACTGTTTTCGTCATTGTCGTTGCTGCAACAGGCGGTCACCGGCGCCGCCGATTACCTGCGGTTGCCGGCGCTGGAATTGTTTGCCCGCACCGAAGGGCTCGATCTGGTGCTTAACCCCGGCGCATCCCACAGTAAAGAATTGCTGGCGGATGAGGTGCGTGCCCTGCAGGCGGGCCGGCTCGGTGGTGTACAGCGCCGTGACCAGCATGCTGCGGACTTACGTCTTGGCCAGCCGGAGCACATGCCGGAGTTGTTCCTCAACGCGGTGCGGCGGTTGCTGATTGATGAAAAGTCAGTACAGCGCGCGTGGTTTGCGTTGCTGCGTGAGCAGGATGAAGCGGAACCCGCCTATTTGATCGGCCTCGAAACACGCGCTGATTTTGACGCGCTGGCGCAGCGTGTTGGGCCGGAGGCGGCGGAGCATCTGCCCGATGGGCGTGATCTAGATCTGGTGCCGGTCGTACCGGGCGAGCCGGGGCCGGCGGCTTATTTCCTGACCGAACCCGGCGCGTTGTTTTTCGATCGCGCACAGGTACGTGCGCAGCTGCAGGGGCTGTTCCCCGACGCCGACTAA
- a CDS encoding efflux RND transporter permease subunit, translating into MRFNLSEWALNNRPLVLYAMMVLALVGILSYGSLGQSEDPPFTFKVMVVTTVWPGASAEEVSRQVTERVEKKLMETGEFDRVMSFSRPGTSQVMFVARDSLRSSHIPELWYQVRKKIGDIRHTLPEGVQGPFFNDEFGTTYGNIYALSGAGFDYAIMKDYAERLRLQLQRLPDVGKVELIGLQDEKIWVEIDNTKVASLGVPLVQVMQGLQNQNTLAEAGFFETGSDRVRLRTSGAFHSVEDIRSLPIQAGERTFRLGDIATVRRGYSDPPEPRMRFLGDDAIGIAVAMKDGGDILQLGKTLDQAFGTLQNTLPAGMELRKVSDQPAAVRQGVGEFVRVLIEAVTIVLLVSFFSLGLRTGLVVALSIPLVLAMTFAAMQFFNIGLHKISLGALVLALGLMVDDAIIAVEMMAIKMEQGLSRIKAASFAWTSTAFPMLTGTLITAAGFLPIATAKSGTGEYTRSIFEVVTLSLLLSWIAAVVFVPYLGAKLLPALAKRDASGQVHDPYQKPFYRRFRRVVEWVVDHRVLVIVLTVIVFISSLAMFRLVPQQFFPPSARLELLVDLKLPEGASLRDTEAEALRLEKMLAEHDEVGHYVAYIGVGSPRFYLPLDQQLPATSFAQFVVLADDIKQRERIRDWLIPTLAEQFPHLRTRVARLENGPPVGYPIQLRVSGEHVDTVRDHARQLAARVTQNPHVTNVHLDWQEPSKVVRLQIDQDRARALGVTSLDLSRSLQSAISGIPVSQYREDNELIAIEVRGAEYERHSLAQLGNLVVQTGNGRSVPLSQVATLEYGFEEGIIWHRNRLPTVTVRADIYGHEQPATIVQQLQPELAALRDQLPDGYLLEVGGTVEESQRGQASVNAGMPLFLFVVFTLLMIQLRRISLSVMVFLTGPLGLIGVTWFLLLFNQPFGFVAMLGTIALSGMIMRNSVILVDQIQQDLALGHDPWHAVVDATVRRFRPIVLTALTAVLAMIPLSRSDFFGPMAVAIMGGLLVATVLTLIFLPALYAAWFRIKRPAADA; encoded by the coding sequence ATGCGATTCAATCTTTCCGAATGGGCCCTCAACAACCGCCCGCTGGTGCTGTACGCGATGATGGTGCTGGCGTTGGTCGGCATCTTGTCCTACGGCAGTCTTGGCCAGAGCGAAGATCCGCCGTTCACCTTCAAGGTGATGGTGGTGACCACCGTGTGGCCGGGCGCCAGCGCTGAAGAAGTGTCGCGCCAAGTGACCGAGCGGGTGGAAAAGAAATTGATGGAGACCGGCGAGTTCGACCGTGTCATGTCATTTTCCCGCCCCGGTACTTCGCAGGTGATGTTTGTTGCTCGCGACAGCCTGCGCTCTTCACACATCCCCGAGCTGTGGTACCAGGTACGTAAGAAGATCGGCGATATCCGCCACACCCTGCCGGAAGGGGTGCAGGGACCGTTCTTCAACGATGAGTTCGGCACCACCTACGGCAATATCTACGCGCTCAGCGGCGCGGGTTTCGACTACGCCATCATGAAGGACTACGCCGAGCGCTTGCGGCTGCAACTGCAGCGGTTGCCGGACGTGGGTAAAGTCGAGCTGATCGGCCTGCAGGACGAAAAAATCTGGGTCGAGATCGACAACACCAAGGTGGCGTCACTGGGCGTGCCGCTGGTGCAGGTGATGCAGGGGCTGCAGAACCAGAACACCTTGGCCGAGGCAGGCTTTTTCGAGACCGGCAGTGACCGCGTGCGGCTGCGCACCAGCGGCGCTTTCCACAGCGTGGAGGACATTCGTTCGCTGCCGATTCAGGCCGGCGAGCGTACTTTCCGTCTTGGCGACATTGCCACCGTGCGCCGTGGCTACAGCGATCCGCCGGAGCCGCGCATGCGCTTCCTCGGCGATGACGCCATTGGCATTGCGGTGGCGATGAAAGACGGCGGCGATATCCTGCAACTCGGCAAAACGTTGGATCAAGCGTTCGGGACACTGCAGAACACGCTGCCGGCCGGCATGGAGCTGCGCAAGGTGTCCGACCAGCCGGCGGCAGTGCGGCAGGGCGTCGGCGAGTTCGTGCGGGTGCTGATTGAGGCGGTGACCATCGTGTTGCTGGTGAGCTTCTTCTCGCTGGGCCTGCGTACCGGCCTGGTGGTGGCACTGTCGATTCCGTTGGTGTTGGCGATGACCTTCGCCGCCATGCAGTTCTTCAATATTGGCCTGCATAAGATTTCTCTCGGCGCGCTGGTGTTGGCGCTGGGGTTGATGGTCGATGACGCCATCATCGCGGTGGAAATGATGGCGATCAAAATGGAGCAGGGACTGAGCCGCATCAAAGCAGCGAGCTTCGCCTGGACCAGCACCGCATTCCCGATGTTGACCGGTACCTTGATTACCGCTGCCGGTTTCCTGCCAATCGCCACCGCCAAGTCCGGCACTGGCGAGTACACCCGCTCGATTTTCGAAGTGGTGACGCTGTCGCTGCTGTTGAGCTGGATCGCGGCAGTGGTGTTCGTGCCCTACCTCGGCGCCAAACTATTGCCAGCGCTGGCCAAGCGCGACGCCAGCGGCCAAGTGCACGACCCTTACCAAAAACCCTTCTACCGCCGCTTCCGGCGGGTGGTGGAGTGGGTGGTGGATCATCGTGTGTTGGTGATCGTGCTGACAGTGATTGTGTTCATTTCTTCTCTGGCCATGTTCCGGTTGGTGCCGCAGCAGTTCTTCCCGCCGTCGGCGCGCTTGGAGTTGCTGGTGGACCTGAAACTGCCGGAAGGCGCCTCGTTGCGTGATACCGAGGCGGAAGCGCTGCGGTTGGAAAAAATGCTTGCTGAGCACGATGAGGTGGGGCACTACGTGGCCTATATCGGTGTGGGGTCGCCACGTTTCTACTTGCCGTTGGATCAGCAGTTGCCGGCCACCAGTTTTGCCCAGTTCGTGGTGCTGGCGGACGACATCAAGCAGCGCGAGCGCATCCGCGATTGGTTGATTCCGACGCTGGCGGAGCAGTTCCCGCATCTGCGTACCCGCGTAGCGCGGTTGGAAAACGGGCCGCCGGTGGGCTATCCGATCCAGTTGCGAGTGTCCGGTGAGCATGTGGACACCGTGCGTGACCATGCCCGTCAGTTGGCGGCACGAGTGACGCAGAATCCCCATGTCACCAACGTGCATTTGGACTGGCAGGAGCCGAGCAAGGTGGTGCGACTGCAGATCGATCAGGACCGTGCCCGGGCACTGGGCGTGACTTCGCTCGATCTGTCGCGCTCGCTGCAAAGCGCTATTTCCGGCATCCCGGTGAGCCAGTACCGGGAAGACAATGAGCTGATCGCCATCGAAGTGCGCGGTGCTGAATACGAACGCCACAGCTTGGCCCAGCTTGGCAACCTGGTGGTGCAGACCGGCAATGGTCGCAGCGTGCCGTTGTCGCAGGTGGCGACGCTGGAATACGGCTTCGAGGAAGGCATCATCTGGCACCGCAACCGGCTGCCGACGGTGACGGTGCGTGCCGACATTTACGGCCACGAGCAGCCGGCCACCATCGTCCAGCAGTTGCAGCCGGAACTGGCGGCGCTGCGCGATCAATTGCCGGACGGTTACTTGCTGGAAGTGGGCGGCACGGTGGAAGAGTCCCAGCGCGGGCAGGCGTCGGTGAATGCTGGTATGCCGCTGTTCCTGTTTGTGGTGTTCACGCTGCTGATGATCCAGCTGCGGCGTATTTCGCTCAGCGTGATGGTGTTCCTCACTGGCCCGCTGGGGTTGATCGGTGTCACCTGGTTCCTGCTGCTGTTCAATCAGCCGTTCGGGTTCGTCGCCATGCTTGGCACCATCGCGCTGTCCGGCATGATCATGCGTAACTCGGTGATTCTGGTAGACCAAATCCAGCAGGACTTGGCGCTTGGCCATGATCCCTGGCACGCGGTGGTGGATGCCACGGTGCGACGTTTCCGCCCGATCGTGCTCACCGCGCTGACCGCAGTGCTGGCCATGATCCCGCTGTCTCGCAGTGATTTCTTCGGTCCGATGGCGGTGGCGATCATGGGTGGTCTGTTGGTAGCCACGGTGCTCACGCTGATCTTCCTGCCGGCACTTTACGCCGCGTGGTTCCGCATCAAACGGCCTGCGGCCGACGCTTGA
- the ilvC gene encoding ketol-acid reductoisomerase → MQVYYDKDCDLSIIQGKKVAIIGYGSQGHAHACNLKDSGVDVTVGLRAGSSSVAKAEAHGLKVSDVKSAVSAADLVMILTPDEFQGQLYRDEIEPNLKQGATLAFAHGFSVHYNQVVPRKDLDVIMVAPKAPGHTVRSEFVKGGGIPDLVAIYQDASGNAKNVALSYASGVGGGRTGIIETTFKDETETDLFGEQAVLCGGAVELVKAGFEILVEAGYAPEMAYFECLHELKLIVDLMYEGGVANMNYSISNNAEYGEYVTGPEVINDESRAAMRNALKRIQNGEYAKMFIAEGQLGYPSMTAARRNNAAHPLEQVGEQLRAMMPWIQANKIVDKSKN, encoded by the coding sequence ATGCAAGTGTATTACGACAAAGACTGTGATCTCTCCATCATCCAGGGCAAGAAAGTTGCCATCATCGGTTACGGCTCCCAGGGCCACGCCCACGCCTGCAACCTGAAAGATTCCGGCGTGGATGTCACCGTTGGCCTGCGCGCCGGTTCCTCTTCAGTCGCCAAGGCAGAAGCCCACGGCCTGAAAGTATCCGACGTGAAAAGCGCAGTATCTGCGGCGGACCTGGTAATGATCCTGACCCCGGACGAATTCCAGGGCCAGCTGTACCGCGACGAAATCGAGCCGAACCTGAAGCAGGGCGCGACCCTGGCATTCGCCCACGGTTTCTCCGTGCACTACAACCAAGTGGTGCCGCGCAAAGACCTGGACGTGATCATGGTGGCGCCGAAAGCCCCGGGTCACACGGTGCGCTCGGAGTTCGTTAAAGGTGGCGGTATTCCTGACCTGGTGGCGATCTACCAAGACGCGTCCGGCAATGCCAAGAACGTGGCGCTGTCCTACGCCTCCGGCGTGGGCGGCGGCCGCACCGGCATCATCGAAACCACCTTCAAAGACGAGACCGAAACCGACCTGTTCGGCGAGCAAGCGGTACTGTGCGGTGGCGCAGTAGAGCTGGTTAAAGCTGGTTTCGAAATCCTGGTTGAAGCGGGCTACGCGCCGGAAATGGCCTACTTCGAGTGCCTGCACGAACTGAAGCTGATCGTCGACCTGATGTACGAAGGCGGCGTGGCCAACATGAACTACTCGATCTCCAACAACGCTGAGTACGGCGAGTACGTGACCGGTCCGGAAGTCATCAACGACGAATCCCGTGCTGCCATGCGCAACGCCCTGAAGCGCATCCAAAACGGTGAATATGCCAAGATGTTCATCGCCGAAGGTCAGCTGGGCTACCCGTCCATGACCGCTGCACGCCGCAACAACGCGGCACACCCGCTGGAGCAAGTGGGCGAGCAGCTGCGTGCCATGATGCCCTGGATCCAAGCCAACAAGATCGTGGACAAGAGCAAAAACTGA
- the ilvN gene encoding acetolactate synthase small subunit: MRRIISILMENEPGALSRVVGLFSQRGYNIETLTVAPTEDNTLSRLTLTTYGDDRTIERITKHLNKLIEVVKLVDLTEGAHIERELMLIKVKATGAQRAEVKRTVDIFRGQIVDVTASVYTVQLAGASDKLDAFINAIGETQVLEVVRSGVSGISRGEKVLSI, encoded by the coding sequence ATGAGACGCATCATTTCGATCCTGATGGAAAACGAACCGGGCGCGCTGTCCCGGGTGGTGGGCCTGTTCTCCCAGCGGGGCTACAACATCGAAACGCTGACCGTGGCACCCACCGAAGACAACACGCTGTCGCGGCTGACGCTGACCACCTACGGTGATGACCGCACCATAGAGCGCATCACTAAACACCTCAACAAGCTGATTGAGGTGGTCAAGTTGGTGGACCTGACTGAGGGCGCGCACATCGAGCGCGAACTGATGTTGATCAAGGTGAAAGCCACCGGTGCCCAGCGCGCTGAGGTTAAGCGGACGGTGGACATCTTCCGCGGTCAGATCGTGGACGTGACCGCTTCGGTCTACACCGTGCAACTGGCCGGTGCCAGCGACAAACTGGACGCCTTCATCAATGCCATCGGGGAAACCCAGGTATTGGAAGTGGTGCGTTCCGGTGTCAGTGGCATTTCCCGTGGTGAAAAGGTGCTGAGCATCTGA
- a CDS encoding efflux RND transporter periplasmic adaptor subunit, translating to MKPVIALCALSLLAACAPAPEPTDTAPRPVLVTQPASSQALREVYSGEVRARYEPALGFRVPGKITRLRVDVGDSVRAGQPLAELSDDDFLLQRKAAEARLAAARADRDLAQSELERFQPLLGRQVISQSQYDAVESRSRAAEAVLEQAQADVRVARNQAGYATLRADQDGVIAARQAEEGQVVSAGQVVFVLATEGEREVRIHVPENDVARVKVQQPVEVSLWTRPEARYPAHVRQVAPVADRASRTYELRIALDQAVPGIEVGQSARVFLSSQREGGTMTVPLSALSAERDQPFVWRVTPEQVLEQVFVAVGPYLDDRVPVLSGLAADDWIVAAGGHLLVAGQAVRAVDRNNRTVTPGHGE from the coding sequence ATGAAGCCTGTCATCGCCCTCTGTGCACTCTCCCTGCTGGCGGCCTGCGCGCCGGCCCCCGAACCCACCGACACCGCCCCACGGCCGGTGCTGGTCACGCAGCCGGCCTCTAGCCAAGCGCTGCGTGAGGTGTACTCCGGTGAAGTGCGGGCGCGCTATGAGCCGGCACTTGGTTTCCGTGTGCCGGGCAAGATCACCCGCCTGCGGGTGGATGTCGGTGACAGTGTGCGGGCCGGCCAACCGCTGGCGGAGCTCAGCGATGACGATTTCCTGTTGCAGCGTAAAGCCGCCGAGGCGCGTTTGGCGGCAGCACGGGCGGACCGTGATTTGGCGCAGTCCGAATTGGAGCGGTTCCAGCCGCTGCTTGGCCGCCAGGTGATCAGCCAGTCTCAATATGACGCAGTGGAAAGCCGCTCGCGGGCTGCCGAAGCGGTGCTGGAGCAGGCGCAAGCAGACGTGCGCGTGGCCCGCAACCAAGCCGGTTATGCGACTCTTCGCGCCGACCAGGATGGTGTGATTGCTGCCCGCCAGGCCGAGGAAGGCCAGGTGGTTTCCGCCGGTCAGGTGGTATTCGTGCTCGCCACTGAGGGCGAGCGCGAGGTGCGTATCCATGTGCCGGAAAATGATGTGGCACGGGTGAAGGTGCAGCAGCCGGTGGAGGTGTCACTGTGGACCCGCCCCGAGGCCCGTTACCCCGCCCATGTGCGGCAAGTAGCGCCGGTGGCAGATCGGGCATCGCGCACCTATGAGCTGCGCATTGCACTGGACCAAGCGGTGCCGGGCATTGAGGTTGGCCAGAGCGCGCGGGTGTTCCTGTCCAGCCAGCGTGAGGGCGGCACCATGACGGTGCCGCTGTCAGCACTCAGCGCCGAGCGCGACCAGCCGTTCGTGTGGCGGGTGACGCCGGAGCAGGTCTTGGAGCAGGTGTTCGTGGCGGTGGGGCCTTACTTGGATGATCGAGTGCCGGTGCTGTCTGGGTTGGCCGCCGATGACTGGATTGTGGCTGCCGGCGGCCATCTGCTGGTGGCCGGCCAAGCGGTGCGTGCCGTGGACCGCAACAATCGCACGGTGACACCGGGCCACGGGGAGTAA
- the pssA gene encoding CDP-diacylglycerol--serine O-phosphatidyltransferase, with the protein MTDPQQTPPADEQIEFEVIEQAPDRAGHRHRGVYLLPNLFTTAALFSGFYAILASMNGQFIHAAVAILVAGILDGMDGGVARLTNTQSQFGAEYDSLSDCVAFGVAPGVMAYAWAMSDLGNFGRAAAFIYVACAALRLARFNVQAASSDKRYFTGLPSPSGAGVVAMTVWVGASRGFDGTDISYLVAFMTAAAGILMVSPIRYHSFKEFRIGRVPFKMLLAAIVAFAIVFVDPPLVLATVAAAYVLSGPVLAVLPNLRRQRG; encoded by the coding sequence ATGACGGACCCACAACAGACCCCGCCCGCGGATGAGCAGATTGAATTCGAGGTAATCGAGCAGGCGCCGGACCGCGCCGGCCACCGCCATCGCGGCGTTTACCTGCTGCCGAACCTGTTCACCACTGCGGCGTTGTTCTCCGGTTTCTACGCCATCTTGGCGTCCATGAACGGGCAGTTCATCCATGCGGCAGTGGCCATCTTGGTGGCCGGCATCCTCGACGGCATGGACGGCGGCGTGGCGCGCCTGACCAATACTCAGAGCCAGTTCGGCGCTGAGTACGACTCGCTGTCCGATTGTGTAGCGTTCGGCGTGGCGCCGGGGGTAATGGCCTACGCGTGGGCGATGAGCGACCTGGGTAATTTTGGTCGGGCGGCGGCGTTTATCTATGTGGCCTGTGCGGCATTGCGGCTGGCGCGCTTCAACGTGCAAGCGGCCAGCTCCGACAAGCGCTACTTCACTGGCTTGCCGTCTCCGAGCGGTGCTGGGGTGGTGGCGATGACGGTCTGGGTCGGTGCCAGCCGTGGTTTTGATGGCACTGACATCAGCTACTTGGTGGCGTTCATGACCGCAGCGGCGGGCATCCTGATGGTGTCGCCGATTCGTTACCACAGTTTCAAAGAATTCCGCATCGGCCGGGTGCCGTTCAAAATGTTGCTCGCAGCGATCGTGGCGTTTGCCATCGTGTTTGTGGACCCGCCGTTAGTGCTGGCCACCGTGGCGGCGGCTTATGTGCTGTCCGGCCCGGTGCTGGCAGTCCTGCCGAACCTGCGCCGCCAACGCGGCTGA
- the ilvY gene encoding HTH-type transcriptional activator IlvY — protein sequence MDTRPLQLFLTLSDTLHFGRTSRLCHVSPSALSRSIRQLETELGVTLFYRDNRSVHLTREGERFRDYARQALADWHAVRQALQDEQTVLQGELSLYCSVTASYSFLHDMLSTFRHQYPRIELKLHTGDPARAVEHVLSGAEDIAIGAHPDHLPANVAFHPITRSALLFIAPASPPQMGDRLQNGSDRSAWQEVPMILSEAGLARERTDRWFREHQIRPHIYAQVSGNEAIVSMVSLGFGVGVVPQIVLDNSPLASRIRVLDVRPKLAPYEVGVFTLEKRLDEPLINAFWQQLAQGR from the coding sequence ATGGATACTCGACCGCTCCAGTTGTTCCTGACCCTGTCCGACACCCTGCACTTCGGTCGCACCAGTCGCTTATGCCATGTCAGCCCGTCGGCGCTTAGCCGCAGCATCCGTCAGCTGGAAACCGAGCTCGGCGTTACGCTGTTCTACCGCGACAACCGTAGCGTCCATCTCACCCGCGAGGGTGAGCGTTTCCGCGACTACGCTCGGCAAGCACTGGCTGACTGGCACGCGGTGCGGCAAGCCCTGCAGGATGAACAGACGGTGCTACAAGGCGAGTTGAGCCTGTACTGCTCGGTGACCGCCAGCTACAGCTTTCTGCACGATATGTTGTCCACCTTCCGCCACCAGTACCCGCGCATTGAATTGAAACTGCATACCGGCGACCCGGCACGGGCGGTGGAGCATGTGCTCAGCGGCGCCGAGGACATCGCCATCGGCGCCCACCCGGACCACCTCCCGGCCAACGTGGCGTTCCACCCGATCACTCGCTCGGCGCTGCTGTTCATCGCCCCCGCCAGTCCGCCGCAAATGGGGGATCGGCTGCAAAACGGCAGCGACCGCAGCGCCTGGCAGGAGGTGCCGATGATCCTTTCGGAAGCCGGACTGGCGCGCGAGCGCACTGACCGCTGGTTCCGCGAACACCAGATCCGCCCACATATCTATGCGCAGGTCAGCGGCAACGAAGCGATCGTCAGTATGGTCAGCTTGGGCTTCGGTGTCGGGGTGGTGCCGCAGATCGTGCTGGATAACAGCCCGCTGGCGAGTCGCATCCGCGTGTTGGATGTGCGCCCGAAGCTGGCGCCTTATGAGGTGGGTGTATTTACGCTGGAAAAGCGGCTGGATGAGCCGTTAATCAATGCGTTTTGGCAGCAGTTGGCGCAGGGGCGCTGA